Part of the Tidjanibacter massiliensis genome is shown below.
ATGGATTTCAGCACCACCGCACCGATGCCGTTGCGGGCAAGCTCCTCGATGTGAGCGGCCGTTGCCGTCAGCGGAGAACTGCTTGCTATCAAGGGGTTCTTCAGCCTGAGCCCCATGTATTTTACCGAAAGGTCTGTCATAATCGCTATCGTTTATTTATTTCCTATAATCCCGCTCTCCGAATATCCTGCTGCCTATGCGTACCATGGTGGCACCGCACTCCACGGCAATGGGATAGTCGTGCGTCATTCCCATGGACAGCGTATCGAACCCGGCTCCGAAGTAGGCTTCCCGAAATTCACGGAACAACCCGTGTACTGCAGTAAATTCGGCCCGTATCCGTGCATCGTCATCCGTTTGCGACGCCACGGCCATCAAGCCCCGGATGCGTACGTTTCCATATGTCCGCCATGCCCCTCCGGCCAGGTAGCTGCGCAGCTCCTCCGGTGCCCATCCGCTCTTGGTCTCCTCCATGGCAACGTGCACCTCAAAGAGGACATCGATGGTCCGGTCGTTCCTGGCGGCTTCGCGGTCTATCACGGCCAGCAACCTGTCCGAATCGACCGAATGGATGAGCTCCACGAAGGGAGCGATGTACTTCACCTTATTGGTCTGCAAATGTCCTATCATGTGCCACCGTATGTCGGGCGGTAAAAGGGGATACTTCTCCCTGAGTTCCTGCGGACGGTTCTCGCCGAATATCCGCTGGCCGGCATCGTACGCCTCGCGTATCATCTCTGCCGGATGGGTTTTGGAGACGGCCACCAGCGTGACGTCCTCCGGAATGGAGGTCTTAACCTCCTGTAATCTTTCTGTCAGTGACATCGCTATTTTTATGTTAAGACAAAAATACGCATAATTTTCATATATTTGCTTTCCGTGTCGATACGGACAATCAATTAATACGCTATAAAATGAGAAAATTCTTTTTGGCAGCCGGACTACTTGCGACCATAGGGGTGGGAACCGCTGCCGCATGTACCAATTTCATCATCACGAAAGGAGCATCCACGGACGGTTCGGCCATGGTAAGTTATGCCGCCGATTCGCACCAGCTCTACGGGGCGCTGTACAAATACGATGCCCCGCGCAAGGGCTACAGGCCGGGAACCATGATGCCCGTCTATGAATGGGATACGGGCCGCTACCTCGGAGACATTCCGCAAGCCGCGCACACCTACTCCACGGTAGGCAACATGAACGACCGTCAGTTGATTATCGCTGAGACTACCTATGGCGGCCGTCCGGAACTGGCAGACCCCGATGGCGGCATCGACTACGGTTCGCTCATCTACATCACGCTCCAGCGGGCTGCTACGGCGCGGGAGGCCATCGCCACCATCGTGGAGCTGGCCAATACGTACGGTTACGCCTCCAGCGGCGAATCGTTCTCGATAGTGGACAAGGAAGAGGCGTGGATTTTCGAGATGATAGGCAAGGGGAGCAAAATCGTGGAGGGTCGGAACGTCAACAAAGGCATCGTCTGGGTAGCCCGCCGTATCCCCGACGGTTACATCTGTGCGCATGCCAACCAGGCCCGCATCACGCAGTTCCCGCTTGACGACCCAGAGAATTGTCTTTATGCCCCGGATGTCATTTCGTTCGCCCGCGAGATGGGATATTACGACGGCAGCGACGAGGATTTCAGCTTCAGCGACGTGTACGCGCCGCTCGAATTCGGAACGATGCGCGGCTGCGAAGCCCGCGTATGGTCGTTCTTCCGTACGTTCGCCCCGGGCATGGACGCTTACCTGGATTATGCGATGGGATACAATCCCGAAAATCGCATGCCCCTGTGGGTGAAACCCTCGAAGAAGATTTCGCCCAAGGAGGTGTTCGACGCCATGCGCGACCATTTCGAGGGTACTCCGATGGACATGACCGCCGACATCGGTGCAGGCGGCAGCGCATGTCCCTACCGCTGGCGGCCCATGGAGTGGGAGTGGGAAGGAGAGACCTATGTGAACGAACGTGCGACCGCAACGCAGCAGACCGGTTTCTGGTTCGTGGCGCAGGCCCGCAGCTATCTGCCCGATGCGATAGGGGGCGTACTCTGGTTCGGTGTGGACGATGCTGCCACTTCGGCGCTGACACCGATATACTGCGGGACGACCGAAGTCCCTCCCTGTTTCAGCGAAGAGAACGGCAGTCTGCTGGAGTACTCCGACACGGCGGCGTTCTGGATTTTCAACCGTGTGGCACAGTTCGCCTACCTGCGGTACAATGTAATCGGCAAGGCTGTCCGCGAGAACGTGGACGCATGGGAGAATGAAATGCTGCTCAAGGTACAGGAGTTCGACGAAAAGGTGATGCACAGCAATATGTCGCATAACCGAATGATACGCGAAGCCACGAGATTTTCCGTCGAGAACGCACAACGGCTGTTCGACCGATGGAAGACACTGGACAGATACCTGATGGTTAAATATATCGACGGTAACGTGAAGGTGGAGAACGCCGACGGTTTCGTAACCAACGGTTACAGCGACAAGATACCCGAAACACCCGAATGGCCCGGTTATACGGACGAATGGAAGGAAGCGGTCGTCCGGGACCACGGCGACGTGCTGCGCGTAGTGGAATAAAAGCAGCCGGCCGCGGAAGGAATCCGGGGCTTATTTGTTAAATTTGCGGCCTGGCCGGAGCCCGCTCCGTTCGGGCCGCAGGTTTGAAAGAAAATGGATAATCACATTAAAACAAACAAGAAATGAAATACGATGTTGTCGTAATAGGCAGCGGCCCCGGAGGATATGTGGCCGCGATAAAGGCCGCGCAGAACGGCCTGAAAACCGCCGTAGTGGAAAAAGCCGAATTGGGCGGCGTCTGCCTGAACTGGGGTTGCATTCCCACCAAAGCCCTTCTGAAAAGCGCTCAGGTGTACAATTATGCCAAACACGCGGCCGGTTACGGTATCGAGATAAACGGAGAGATAACCGCCCCGCTCGACAAAATCGTCGAACGCAGCAGGGGAGTGGCCGATACGATGAGCAAGGGCGTATCGTTCCTGATGAAGAAGAACGGAATCGAGGTCATCAACGGCCGCGGACGGCTCGGCGGGAAAGGTACGGTCGAGGTGGAAGGAACCGACGGTACGAAACAGACCGTAGAGGCTTCCCACATCATACTGGCGACCGGTTCCCGTCCGCGCGAGATGAAGTTCATGCCTATCGACGGCCGGAAAATCATCTCCTCCAAAGAGGCTCTCGTCCTCAGGGAACTTCCCGAAAGCATGGCCGTAGTCGGTTCGGGTGCCATCGGCTGCGAGTTCGCCTATTTCTATGCCTCGCTCGGAGTGAAGGTAACGGTTATCGAATACCTGCCGCAACTGCTTCCGGCCGCCGATACCGACGTCAGCAAAGCGCTCGAACGCGCCTTCCGGAAGATGAAGATAGGCGTCATGACCGGTACTACGGTGAAAGACGTGACGGTAAACGGCGACGGAAAATGCGAACTCCGCATCGAAGGGAAAAAAGGCGAAGAGATACTTACGGCCGACATCGTCCTTTCGGCAGTCGGCATCAAGTCGAACCTCGAAGGACTCGGTCTCGAAGAGGCGGGCATCACGCTCCAGGGTGACAAAATAACAGTAGACGACTTCTACCGTACGAATGTCGAAGGCGTATATGCCATCGGCGACATCGTTCACGGCCCCGCACTGGCGCATGTGGCCTCTGCCGAAGCCATCTGCTGCGTGGAAAAGATATGCGGTCACGCTCCCGCCCCGATAGATTATACCACCATTCCGTCATGTGTCTACACTACGCCGGAAATCGCCATGGTCGGGCTGACGGAGAAACAGGCCATCGAAGGCGGTTACGAAATCAAAGTCGGACAGTTCCCCTATACGGCTTCCGGAAAGGCAACGGCCGCAGGCGACCGAGACGGGTTTGTCAAGTTGATTTTCGATGCGAAAACCGACCGACTGCTGGGCGCCCACATGATGGGGGCCAATGTAACGGAGATGCTCGCCGAACCCACGTTGGCGAAAGCGCTGGGAGCGACGGCGCACCAGATAGCCGCGACGGTACATCCGCACCCCACAATGAGCGAAGCCGTTATGGAAGCTGCGGAAGCCGCCCTCGGCCATGCGGTACACCTGTAACAGGGCGTCCACCGGCAAACCGCCACGGCAGTAAAGCGTCGATAGTGAAAAAGGCAGGCCCTGGGGCCTGCCTTTTTCACTACGATAACAAATTACTTCAATTCGAAATCACAACTCTGGATGAGTTCATCTTTCACTTTAAGGCCCATGTGGTTGAGATATACCTGTATTCCCTCTCTTTTTGCAAATTCAATCGGGTCTATGAAATCGGAATCCCCGCCTATGATAGCGATTTTATCTACAACCTTATGGGTCGCTATCCAAACCATATCCATTCCGACCTTGATATCCACACCCTTTTGCTTGAAAGATGGACGATACCCGGTCAAAATGCCGTTATCATCAATCTTAGGCTGCCATCCGGCAAAAGACAACATTCCCAACCGCAGACAGAATTTATCGGTTCGGGCAAGTTCGTTTAACAAATCGGTCTTCGCGACATACGACTTCGATAGCGTAAAATCGTACTCTTCCCCTTGCGGGTTTGTCTTTTTACCGCTGAACGGCCGGGCGTCATAGAAATAGACGCGAAACAATACGTCCTTAATATTTTCCGAATCGGTAAGGGTTTTCGCCCGAATCAATCGCATCGTATTCTCCACTTCCTGCTTCACATGGTCTGCCGTCGGAAGCATACCGTTGACTCTGTTCTTATTAACGGCATCGAAAAAACCACCGTCCACCAGAATCGCTATCTTCATTATCTCCATATAGATTACCGAATAAGTCCGGCAAATTACCGGAAAAGAAACTGATTTATTAATTTATTGAATTAATTATACCTTTTCCGTTATCCCGAGCATGCATTATTTCACCCGAATCAGGTTCAGACCGTCACGCAGGGGGAGTACTACATTTTCCACCCGGTCGTCTTCCCTGACCATCCGATTGAATTCCCGTATCGCCATGGTATGGGGGTCGCGGTACTGCTCCGGTTCGGCCACCTTCCCGTACCACAGGATGTTGTCGGCGATGAGGTAACTGCCGGAACGGACCAGCGGCACCGTCCGCCCTTCGTCCATCAGCATACGGTAATAGGCCGGATATTCGCGCTTGTCGCCATCGATAAAGACCAAATCGTAAGTTTCGTTCAGAGAGGGCATCACCGCGAAAGCACTGCCGATATGCAGGCGGATTCGGTCACCGTATCCGCTGCGCTCCACGAACGAACGTATCAGCTCCTCCTGTTCGTCGTCCGCTTCTATCGTATCGAGTATCGCTCCGGCCTCCATGCCAGTGGCCATGGAGAGCGCCGAATATCCCGTAAACGTACCTATTTCGAGTACCCGGTGCGGACGCAGCATTCTGACAAGCATACCGAGGAATCGCCCCTGTATTTGTCCCGAGAGCATCTGGGGATGAACAGCCCGCTGATTTGTGGTCCGTGTCAGTTCCTCCATCAATGCGTCCTCGGGCGACGACATTTCGTGTATATAACGTTCCAAACGTTCCATCCGCTACTTGTAAATCAGGGCCGACATGCCCGTAAATATCTCTTCCGCTACCGTCCGGAGCGTCTCCCCGTCGAGCGCCTCTATCTTCTCCTTCGCCTCCCCGAAACCGTCCACATCTCCGAATACGAGATAGCTTTTGGCCGCCCCCAGCATATACGATTCGTTGTTTTCGGCAGAAATGGCGAGCTGTCCGAGGAATTGTCTTTTGGCGACCGAAAGACGGCGCGGAGAGAGGACATGCTCTGCCAACTCACCCAATTGCCTGTCCATCAACTCTATGCACCGGGAGGCATTCTCCTTCTCACAGCTGAAGTAGATGGAGGCGACACCCGAGTCGGTAAAGGGCGTATAGGTGGCTTCCACCGAATAGGAAAGCGCGTTTTTTTCCCGAAGCAGCACATTCAGCAGCGAATTGGCAGACGGGCCGCCGAGGGTATTCATCAGCAACATCAGCGGCAGGCGTCTGTCGTCCTTCAGGTCGTAGGCACGCTTGCCCTTCATACAGTGTACCTGATGGGTGCCGCGGCCGACAGAGTGACAGAACGGTTCCGGGGCAGGATGTACCGTCCGGCCGAATGCCCGCTGGCTCGCCGGTATGCCTCCGAACCAGCGGTCGGCCACTGTCCGAAAAGCCTTTTCGGAGAGGTTGCCGATAAGCGAAAAGACCATCTGGTCGGTCGTATAGGTTCGGGCGACGAACCGCCGGATATCTTCACTGTGCATCCGGCGCAGCGTAGCCTTACTGCCGAGAATGTTGTGTCCGAGCGACGAACCGTCGAAAATCCGGTCCTCAAATTCGTCGTATATACGGTCGGTCGGAGAATCCTTGTAGAGATTTATCTCATCGAAAATCACGTTCTTCTCCTTCTCTACCTCATGTTCCGGAAAAGTAGAGCGGAAAACGATGTCGGCTATCAGTTCCACCGCCTTGGCGTAGTCGCCTCGCAGGGTAGTGGCATGCACCACGGTCTCTTCCTTGGTCGTATAGGCGTTGAGTTCTCCACCCATGTTCTCCAGCCGACAATTCACTTGCCAGGCTTTCCGCCGCTGCGTCCCCTTGAACAGCGTGTGTTCTACAAGATGGGCCATGCCGTATTCGCCGGGCAGCTCGTCGCGGCTGCCGGTATTTACGGTCAGGGCACAATGTACCACCGCCGATTTGACCTGTTTGAGGATGCATCTGATGCCGTTGGGCAAGGTATATGTGATGAATTCCATCAGTCGTTTCGGTTTTGGGCCCGTAAAGAGAGATATTGTCCGGTATGGCTCTCCGGACACTCCGCAAGGTCGGCCGGAGTTCCTGCAAACACCAGGCGTCCACCCCCTTCGCCCGCTTCCGGGCCGAGGTCTATCACCCAGTCGGCACACCGGATGACATCCATGTTGTGCTCCACAACCACAATGGTATGTCCCTTTTCGATGAGAGCATTGAAGGCCGCGAGGAGCTTGTTGATGTCGTGAAAATGGAGTCCGGTCGTCGGTTCGTCGAACACGAACAGGGTACTCTCCGAAGCATTGTCCTTCATCAGAAAAGTAGCCAGTTTCACCCGCTGTATCTCTCCTCCGGAGAGGGTGGAGGTGGATTGGCCGAGCTTGATATACCCCAGCCCCACATCCTGCAGCGTTTTCAGTATCTCCAGCACTTTCCTGTTCGCGGCATTGCCGCCGTCCAGCGCAAAAAACTCCATCGCCTCGTCCACCGTCATCTCCAGCACATCGTATATCGACCGGCCATGATACTTGACCTCCAATACGTTGTCATTGAAGCGTTTGCCTCCGCAGTACTCACATTTGAGCTCGATGTCGGCCATAAACTGCATACCTACCACCACGAAACCGTCACCCTGACACTCTTCGCACCGGCCGCCGGGCCGGTTGAACGAAAAATAGGAGGGCGTCATGCCGTTGTTCACGGCATAGGGCTGGTCGGCGAATATCTTGCGAATGTAGTCGTAGGCCTTGGTATAGGTGACGGGATTGGAACGCTGCGACTTTCCAATCGGATTTTGGTCTATCATCTCGATGGATTTCAACATGCCGACGTCGCCGGCCAGCCCTTCAAAACTACCCGGTTTCACACCCGTTTCAAACAGTTTGCGCCGGACAGCCGGATAGAGTATCCCCTTGACGAGAGACGATTTGCCGCTGCCGCTCACCCCGGTAACACAGGTCATCACACCGAGCGGTATCTTCACGTCTATCCCTTTGAGATTGTTCTCTCTCGCACCCTTTATTTCAATGCAGTTGCTCCAGCCGCGCGGAGAGGTCGGAGGATGTATGGCGCGTTTGCCTGTCAGGTAATCCGCCGTCAGGCTGCCTTCCGCCTTTTCAAGCTGTTCGAACGAACCGTTGAATACCACCTGTCCGCCGTTGTAACCCGCTTCCGGGCCGATGTCGATGATGCGGTCGGCAGCACGGATTATCTCCTCCTCGTGTTCGACGACGATTACCGTATTGCCCAAATCGCGGAGTTGCCTAAGAACCTTAATGAGCCGCGCCGTATCGCGCGGATGGAGACCGATACTCGGTTCGTCGAGAATATAGAGCGAGCCGGTCAGGTTGCTACCGAGCGACGTGGCGAGATTGATGCGCTGGCTCTCGCCTCCGGAAAGGGTGGAGGAGAGACGGTCGAGCGTCAGATATCCCAACCCCACATCGGAGAGGTAAGCCAGCCGGTTGCGTATTTCGACCAAGACGCGCGAAGCCGTCTGTGCGTCGTGTTCGTCCAGGACGAGACTGCCGAAAAATTCCATGAGGCTGTCCACGCTCATGGCCACAAGCTCTGCGATGTTCTTGCCGCCTACTTTGACGTAAAGTGCCTCCTTACGGAGCCTGCTCCCGCCGCATTCATGGCAAAGCGTCTTGCCCGTATATCTGGAGAGCAATACCCGATACTGTATCTTGTAGCGTTCGCTTTCGAGGTATGCGAAGAAATCGTTCAGCCCTTTGAAATAGCGGTTTCCCGTCCACAGCAACTGTTTCTGCTCTCTGGTGAGTTCGTAGTAGGGCCTGTGTATCGGAAAATCAAACTTGTGGGCAGAAGCCACCAACTGCTCTTTCCACCACTTCATGGTATCGCCGCGCCAGGCGGCTATCGCGTCGTCGTAGATGCTTCTGGTCTTGTCGGGCACGACGAGCTCTTCGTCGATTCCGATAACCTTGCCATACCCTTCGCAAACCGGGCAGGCCCCTATCGGATTGTTGAACGAAAACATATGCTCGGTCGGAACTTCGAAAGTCATCCCGTCGGCCTCAAAACGGGTAGAGAAGATCTCCGCCCGGTCGCCGTCCTCCTCCTGCACGACTATCTTGCAGCTCCCGCCGCCGTAACTCAGCGCCTGTGCGACCGAATCGCCCAGCCTGCTCTTCGTCTCCTCGTCATCGCGGACCTTGACACGGTCCACCACGATGTCGAACTCCCCGGTCTGTTCAATTCCCGGCCGGGAGATATACTCTTCGACAGGGATGGCAGCACCGTCGGCATAAATGCGCTGGATACCCTCCTTGACGAGCAGGGTAAGCCGTTCTACGGCACCCTGACCTGCTGCGGGCCGGACGGTGGCACAGATGAGTACACGTCGGCCGGTCTGTCCGACGATGTAGGAGACGATATCCTGTACCTGATAACACCTCACCTCCCGACCTGTGACGGGAGAGTAGGTCCGCCCTATACGGGCGAAAAGCAGTTTCAGGTAGTCGTATATCTCGGTAGACGTACCGACCGTCGAACGGGGATTGCGCGTATTAACTTTCTGCTCTATCGCAATCGCGGGAGCGATGCCGCTTATCGAATCTACATCGGGTTTGTCGATACGGCCGAGAAACTGGCGGGCATAGGCGGAAAGGCTCTCGACATACCTGCGCTGCCCTTCGGCGAACAGGGTATCGAAAGCCAGCGTGGATTTACCGGAACCTGAAAGCCCTGTGACGACCACCAGCCGGTTATGGGGAATTTCGAGGCTGATATTCTTCAAATTATGTACCCTAGCCCCCTTTATGTAAATGGAATCGTGTTTTTCCGCGTCGTTCTTCTGCATCTGTTCCTTATCCCTTCCTTTTCACATCGGCCCCTTCCACATTCCCCAGTTTCGCCTCCAATGCAGCGGCACGACTCCGGCGTATGGCCAGCGTCATGGTACACAGGTTATCGAAATGCTGGGAAACGATACGGGGCTGTTCCTCCTTGACGGTCTTCATCACATCGTTCATACATACATACGGGAAAGCGACCGTGAATATTGTATCCACCGTTTTCTCCACGATTTTCGCTGCGGCAAGCGCCCCGGCAGCCGATTCCCGATAGGCGTTGATAAGCCCCGGCACGCCTAGTTTCGTCCCGCCGAAGTAACGCACCACGACAATCAGGCAGTCGGTCACCCCCGCGGACAGCATCTGTCCCAATATCGGCCGGCCGGCCGTTCCGGAGGGTTCGCCGTCATCGTTCGCCCGGTACACGCCCCCGTCCGCACCGAGACGATAGGCATAGCAGTGATGGGTGGCATCGTAATACCGCTTGCGCAGCCCCTCGACAAGCTCCATGGCCTCCTCGGGCGAAGAAACGGGATAGGCATAAGCGAAAAACTTGCTGCTGCGCTCCTTGAATTGCGCCTCGGCAGGAGCATCTATCGTCCGGTAAAGGTCTTCACCATCCGCCATAACTGCTGTAAAACTTTATTTCGGATGGCTGAATATTCTGTTCCAGCGTATTTTGCCTGGGAAACTCTTGTCTTTATCGGCAGACCATCCGATAAACACCGGTTTGCCCACCACATGGTCTTCGGGAACGAATCCCCAAAAACGGGAGTCGGCGGAATTATGCCGGTTGTCGCCCATCATGAAGTAGTAATCCATGGCGAATGTATAGGAGTCGGCCGGAGCACCGTTGATATAAATCTCCCCGTCACGCACTTCGAGGTCGTTGCCCTCGTAATTCCTGATTATCCTCCGGTAAAGGGGCAGGTTCTCCGTCGTAAGGGCAACGGTAGCCCCTTGCTTCGGAATCCACAGCGGGCCGAAATTGTCCTCATTCCAGTCGAAACGGTCGTCGTTAGGGAATATCCAGTAGCCCGTGCCGCTCGATTCGTACCGCTCTATCGAAACGATATTGGACATGCCGCGAAGCTGCTCCACATTGGCATCGGTCAGGGGAAGCAGATAGGTATGTACGCTCTGGTCATACAGAATGTCGTCTTTCGCTATGCCGAGTTCGTCGAAAGTCCGCCGGCTGATGGGATTGCCTGCGGTACGCACGTAATAGTTGTATTGACGCCCTGGAGCATCCCGGTGTCGTACGCCGTTGACATAAAGGTCTCCGTGTACGACCGCTACGGTATCGCCCGGCAGACCGACGCAGCGCTTCACGTAGTGTTCGCGCTTGTCGGCGGGGTGGGAGATGACCGTATACTGCCGCTCGAGCAGTTCCCGCCCGCGCCGCTCGCCGTAAGTGAGCTGGAATTCGCGCAGCACATCGTAATAGGTGACATTGGGATTCTCCATGAGTACAGTATCGCCAGCGGGAAAATTAAACACCACGATGTCGTCGCGCTGCACGCTGCCGCATCCAGCCAAGCGCTTATAGGGCCGCTTCACTGCTTCCGAATAGGACTTTTTCGTCTGCGAAAATGGCATTCTGTTATGCACCAACGGAAACGACAGGGGAGTCATGGGCATCCGCGGCCCGTAAGCCACTTTGCTGACACAGAGATAATCGCCCACCAGCAGCGTCTTTTCCATCGAGGAGGTGGGTATCCGGTACATCTGGAAGATATAGGTATGGATGAGCGATGCCGCGATAACAGCGAACACAATGGCCTCTATCCAGCTCCAAGTTTCACGGTAGGCCTTGTTGGTCGCCTTGCGCTCCTGATGTTTTTTGCCGAAAAGGAACCTCGACAGATATTTCGTAATGTAGATGTCGAATATGACGGGCAGTCCGAGAAGCATCCAAGGATTGCGCGACCATATCACGAGCCACAAAATATAAATTACCGATACGATGGTAAATTTGGTCCATCGATTCCGGAAAAACGTACGCACCTTACTCCAAAATTCCTTCATTGTTCTGTCGTTCTGTCTATTCTATACAGTTATCTCGATTATCTCTTAATGAATAATGCTACCGAGCATGTCGTCCATGGTCAGCACCCCCTTGTGTCCGGCAGCGAACTCCGCCGCCATCACCGCACCCACGGCGAATCCGCGGCGCCCCTTGGCCTCATGGCACAGCGTGATGGTATCCGCCACTGAATCGTATATCACCTCGTGGATACCGGCGACATCGCCTTCACGCACGGAAACGATACCCAGCGCGGAGGGGCAGTCCGTTTCATGGTTCACCCACGCTTCGGTCCAGCCGATGTTACGCAGAATACCCTCGGCCAGCGTGACAGCCGTTCCGCTCGGCGCATCCTTTTTTCTTGTGTGATGCACCTCGCGCATCGACACCGCGTACTCCGGGAACCGGTCCATGATGCGGGCTAGATACTCGCTGACGCGGAAAAGGATATTTACACCGATACTGAAATTGGACGACCAAAAGAACGTACCGTCCAGCTCTTCGCACAGCTTTTCCGCCTCCTCCCGGCGTTCGTTCCATCCTGTCGTACCGCACACTACAGGCACTCCCGCCCGGAGACAGGTCTCGACATTGCCGAATGCCGTAGCGGGAGTGGTGAACTCGATGGCGACATCGGCCTGCGCCAAACGCTCCGTTGCAAGTTTCGCCTCTTCCCCCGCATCCACCGTAAAAAGTACCGTATGGCCCCGGTCGATAAGCACACGTTCTATCTCGTGCCCCATCGTGCCGTATCCTATGATGACTGTTTTCATGCCTTCTTATCGAGTTCCGGAAAAGACCGGTATTGTGCAAAGGTACTCAAAACGTCCCGATGCACAGCATATCCAAACGGTATTTTTCCTACCGTCCGGCAACATCACGGTTCTCTCCGCTATTCGGCTACGGAAAGAACGTCGGGCGTATAGGTACGCAAAGCGAGTTTTTTCACCCATACGACGAAAATACCCGTGAGAATCAGGTTCAGTACAAGCGTCAGCACTGAAATGACCAGCGCCGGTCCGCCGAGATTGTAACCGATGGCGATAAAAATGACGCCGGCCCCCACCTCTCCGCGAGTGAACATGCCGATGGAGAGTGCCAGGCGTTCGCTCCATTTCCGGTCGCGGTAGAAAAACATGGGCACCAGCTTGCCGATATTGGACAAAAAAGATACGGCGACGACATGGAGGGCGATGACACCCCAGGACATCATGGGCTGCGAACCAGTTACGGAAGCGGCACCCGCAGC
Proteins encoded:
- a CDS encoding YggS family pyridoxal phosphate-dependent enzyme, translated to MSLTERLQEVKTSIPEDVTLVAVSKTHPAEMIREAYDAGQRIFGENRPQELREKYPLLPPDIRWHMIGHLQTNKVKYIAPFVELIHSVDSDRLLAVIDREAARNDRTIDVLFEVHVAMEETKSGWAPEELRSYLAGGAWRTYGNVRIRGLMAVASQTDDDARIRAEFTAVHGLFREFREAYFGAGFDTLSMGMTHDYPIAVECGATMVRIGSRIFGERDYRK
- a CDS encoding dipeptidase — its product is MRKFFLAAGLLATIGVGTAAACTNFIITKGASTDGSAMVSYAADSHQLYGALYKYDAPRKGYRPGTMMPVYEWDTGRYLGDIPQAAHTYSTVGNMNDRQLIIAETTYGGRPELADPDGGIDYGSLIYITLQRAATAREAIATIVELANTYGYASSGESFSIVDKEEAWIFEMIGKGSKIVEGRNVNKGIVWVARRIPDGYICAHANQARITQFPLDDPENCLYAPDVISFAREMGYYDGSDEDFSFSDVYAPLEFGTMRGCEARVWSFFRTFAPGMDAYLDYAMGYNPENRMPLWVKPSKKISPKEVFDAMRDHFEGTPMDMTADIGAGGSACPYRWRPMEWEWEGETYVNERATATQQTGFWFVAQARSYLPDAIGGVLWFGVDDAATSALTPIYCGTTEVPPCFSEENGSLLEYSDTAAFWIFNRVAQFAYLRYNVIGKAVRENVDAWENEMLLKVQEFDEKVMHSNMSHNRMIREATRFSVENAQRLFDRWKTLDRYLMVKYIDGNVKVENADGFVTNGYSDKIPETPEWPGYTDEWKEAVVRDHGDVLRVVE
- the lpdA gene encoding dihydrolipoyl dehydrogenase; its protein translation is MKYDVVVIGSGPGGYVAAIKAAQNGLKTAVVEKAELGGVCLNWGCIPTKALLKSAQVYNYAKHAAGYGIEINGEITAPLDKIVERSRGVADTMSKGVSFLMKKNGIEVINGRGRLGGKGTVEVEGTDGTKQTVEASHIILATGSRPREMKFMPIDGRKIISSKEALVLRELPESMAVVGSGAIGCEFAYFYASLGVKVTVIEYLPQLLPAADTDVSKALERAFRKMKIGVMTGTTVKDVTVNGDGKCELRIEGKKGEEILTADIVLSAVGIKSNLEGLGLEEAGITLQGDKITVDDFYRTNVEGVYAIGDIVHGPALAHVASAEAICCVEKICGHAPAPIDYTTIPSCVYTTPEIAMVGLTEKQAIEGGYEIKVGQFPYTASGKATAAGDRDGFVKLIFDAKTDRLLGAHMMGANVTEMLAEPTLAKALGATAHQIAATVHPHPTMSEAVMEAAEAALGHAVHL
- a CDS encoding NYN domain-containing protein, with protein sequence MEIMKIAILVDGGFFDAVNKNRVNGMLPTADHVKQEVENTMRLIRAKTLTDSENIKDVLFRVYFYDARPFSGKKTNPQGEEYDFTLSKSYVAKTDLLNELARTDKFCLRLGMLSFAGWQPKIDDNGILTGYRPSFKQKGVDIKVGMDMVWIATHKVVDKIAIIGGDSDFIDPIEFAKREGIQVYLNHMGLKVKDELIQSCDFELK
- a CDS encoding O-methyltransferase, translating into MERLERYIHEMSSPEDALMEELTRTTNQRAVHPQMLSGQIQGRFLGMLVRMLRPHRVLEIGTFTGYSALSMATGMEAGAILDTIEADDEQEELIRSFVERSGYGDRIRLHIGSAFAVMPSLNETYDLVFIDGDKREYPAYYRMLMDEGRTVPLVRSGSYLIADNILWYGKVAEPEQYRDPHTMAIREFNRMVREDDRVENVVLPLRDGLNLIRVK
- a CDS encoding M16 family metallopeptidase: MEFITYTLPNGIRCILKQVKSAVVHCALTVNTGSRDELPGEYGMAHLVEHTLFKGTQRRKAWQVNCRLENMGGELNAYTTKEETVVHATTLRGDYAKAVELIADIVFRSTFPEHEVEKEKNVIFDEINLYKDSPTDRIYDEFEDRIFDGSSLGHNILGSKATLRRMHSEDIRRFVARTYTTDQMVFSLIGNLSEKAFRTVADRWFGGIPASQRAFGRTVHPAPEPFCHSVGRGTHQVHCMKGKRAYDLKDDRRLPLMLLMNTLGGPSANSLLNVLLREKNALSYSVEATYTPFTDSGVASIYFSCEKENASRCIELMDRQLGELAEHVLSPRRLSVAKRQFLGQLAISAENNESYMLGAAKSYLVFGDVDGFGEAKEKIEALDGETLRTVAEEIFTGMSALIYK